From Pseudomonas fluorescens, one genomic window encodes:
- a CDS encoding MotA/TolQ/ExbB proton channel family protein: protein MTLLASPLESIESAVIWLLVVFSVATWGLALLKGVQFARLKAQDRKFHKQFWAASSLDAAAELSETQPGAAARVAQAGYAAIQVGDAPAADLSQAINHQDRLERALRQQIVRERRSLETGLAVVASIGSTSPFIGLFGTVWGIMEALKGISAAGSASLETVAGPIGAALVATGVGIAVAVPAVLVYNYFLRRLKLTAADLDDFAHDFYSLAQKSAFRVLLHPAAQKPAVQGGALKVKEAS, encoded by the coding sequence ATGACGTTACTGGCATCTCCACTCGAATCCATCGAAAGCGCGGTGATCTGGCTGCTGGTGGTTTTTTCCGTCGCCACCTGGGGCCTGGCGTTGCTCAAGGGCGTGCAGTTCGCTCGCCTCAAGGCGCAGGATCGCAAATTCCATAAGCAGTTCTGGGCCGCCTCCAGCCTCGACGCGGCGGCCGAGCTGAGCGAGACCCAGCCCGGTGCTGCAGCCCGAGTGGCGCAGGCCGGTTACGCAGCGATCCAGGTCGGCGACGCACCGGCGGCCGATCTGAGCCAGGCGATCAACCATCAAGATCGCCTGGAGCGCGCCTTGCGCCAGCAAATTGTGCGGGAGCGGCGTTCACTGGAAACCGGTTTGGCGGTGGTCGCGAGCATTGGCAGCACGTCGCCGTTCATTGGTTTGTTCGGCACCGTGTGGGGAATCATGGAAGCCTTGAAAGGCATCAGCGCCGCCGGCTCGGCGAGTCTGGAAACCGTGGCCGGGCCGATCGGCGCGGCACTGGTGGCGACCGGCGTGGGGATCGCGGTCGCTGTCCCGGCAGTGCTGGTTTACAACTATTTCCTGCGGCGCCTGAAGCTGACCGCCGCCGATCTCGATGACTTTGCCCACGACTTTTACAGCCTGGCGCAGAAGAGTGCGTTCCGCGTGCTGCTGCACCCCGCCGCACAGAAACCGGCGGTGCAGGGCGGCGCGCTGAAAGTGAAGGAGGCGTCCTGA
- a CDS encoding ExbD/TolR family protein, producing MAFSTQDSDEVLSEINVTPLVDVMLVLLVVFIVTAPLLTNAIPINLPKTEAVAPVEQKDPLVVSIDGAGKLFINKDEIAPDLLEFNLQAAKAKDPEVRVQLQADDGVNYGEVARAMASIERAGITKLSVITAR from the coding sequence ATGGCCTTCTCCACCCAAGACAGCGATGAGGTGCTGAGCGAGATCAACGTCACGCCCCTAGTGGACGTAATGCTGGTGCTGCTGGTGGTGTTCATCGTCACTGCACCGCTGTTGACCAATGCCATTCCGATCAACTTGCCGAAGACCGAGGCGGTCGCCCCGGTGGAGCAGAAAGACCCGTTGGTGGTGAGCATCGACGGCGCTGGCAAGCTGTTCATCAACAAGGATGAAATCGCCCCTGACCTGCTGGAGTTCAACCTGCAGGCCGCCAAGGCCAAGGACCCGGAGGTGCGTGTGCAACTGCAGGCCGACGACGGTGTGAATTACGGCGAAGTGGCGCGGGCAATGGCTTCGATCGAGCGAGCGGGCATCACCAAGTTGTCGGTGATCACCGCACGGTAA
- a CDS encoding LysR substrate-binding domain-containing protein: MFDPVLLRSFVAVADSENFTRAAERLHLTQSTVSQQVRRLEESLGCKLLDRDQRRVVATAEGERLLAYARRILALHDEAADVLIHQQSEGVLRLAVPEDFAAERLMPLLSAFGVEYPGVRLEVTSGLGPELRRLYQRGEFDLLLVKQMGHNDECLASWPEPLCWVDSVENPAFGREPLPLVAFPVGGLYRHEMLHHLEVGGWRWRIAYSSASLASVCSAVTAGLGISLLPVRVVTAGHRVLEASSGLPDIQGVRLALYARSGLSRAGKALEEQLLALGRRSELAREKR, from the coding sequence ATGTTCGATCCGGTATTGCTGCGCAGTTTTGTTGCCGTGGCCGACAGCGAAAACTTCACCCGCGCCGCCGAGCGCCTGCACCTGACCCAATCCACCGTCAGTCAGCAGGTGCGCCGGCTTGAAGAGAGCCTCGGCTGCAAGCTGCTCGATCGTGATCAACGCCGCGTGGTCGCTACTGCGGAAGGCGAGCGCCTGCTGGCGTATGCCCGGCGCATTCTGGCCTTGCATGACGAAGCGGCGGACGTGTTGATTCATCAGCAAAGCGAAGGGGTGTTGCGCCTGGCGGTGCCGGAGGACTTCGCCGCCGAGCGTCTGATGCCGTTGCTCTCGGCTTTTGGCGTGGAGTATCCCGGGGTGCGCCTGGAGGTCACCAGCGGCCTGGGGCCGGAGTTGCGCCGCTTGTACCAGCGCGGTGAGTTCGATCTGTTGCTGGTCAAGCAGATGGGCCACAACGATGAGTGCCTGGCCTCTTGGCCGGAGCCCCTGTGTTGGGTCGACAGTGTCGAGAACCCGGCATTCGGTCGCGAGCCGTTGCCCCTGGTGGCGTTTCCGGTGGGCGGGCTGTATCGCCACGAAATGCTCCATCACCTGGAGGTCGGTGGCTGGCGCTGGCGCATTGCGTATTCCAGCGCGAGCCTGGCCAGTGTTTGCTCGGCGGTGACTGCCGGGTTGGGCATCAGCCTGTTACCGGTGCGCGTGGTGACGGCTGGACATCGGGTGCTCGAGGCCAGCAGCGGCTTGCCGGATATCCAGGGCGTGCGGCTGGCGCTGTATGCGCGCAGTGGCTTGAGCCGGGCGGGTAAGGCGCTGGAAGAGCAGTTGCTGGCGTTGGGTCGTAGGAGCGAGCTTGCTCGCGAGAAACGTTAA
- a CDS encoding sigma 54-interacting transcriptional regulator has protein sequence MSLHESFGQPLLTFPDAEKSPLSIRAKALVFVDPRSRTLRHELEQLAPRSTSVLIRGETGSGKELLARHIHRASDRGGLFVSVNCGAISPTYADAELFGYAAGSFNGSASSRAGWFGSANGGTLYLDEIGDLPLPIQIKLLAALENHEVTRVGAQHPSPVDVRLVAATSIDLAQAVAAGKFLERLYRYLSEGQLQLPALRERPGDILSLAEYFLGIYSQRLGLPVPLISETAQLALERHSWPGNTRELENVIHFALLVSTGDEILPEHLNLPPLLSPVQQVEAQVQRIVQSGSAAEREALKRVLTQTGLL, from the coding sequence ATGAGTTTGCATGAATCTTTCGGTCAGCCGTTGCTGACCTTTCCCGACGCTGAAAAAAGCCCGTTGAGCATTCGCGCCAAGGCGCTGGTGTTCGTCGACCCGCGCTCGCGCACCTTGCGTCATGAACTTGAACAACTGGCCCCGCGCTCGACCAGTGTGCTGATTCGCGGAGAAACCGGCAGCGGCAAAGAGCTGCTGGCGCGGCATATCCATCGGGCCAGTGATCGCGGCGGGCTGTTCGTCTCGGTCAATTGCGGCGCAATCAGTCCGACTTACGCCGACGCCGAACTGTTCGGCTATGCCGCCGGCAGTTTCAATGGCTCAGCCAGCAGTCGCGCCGGCTGGTTCGGCTCGGCCAACGGCGGGACGCTGTACCTGGACGAAATTGGCGATTTGCCGTTGCCGATCCAGATCAAATTGCTCGCTGCCCTGGAAAACCACGAGGTCACCCGGGTCGGCGCCCAACATCCAAGCCCGGTGGATGTGCGTCTGGTAGCGGCAACCAGCATCGACCTGGCCCAGGCAGTGGCGGCCGGGAAGTTTCTTGAGCGGCTGTATCGCTACCTCAGCGAAGGCCAGTTGCAACTGCCGGCGCTGCGCGAGCGCCCGGGTGACATTTTGTCCCTGGCTGAATATTTCCTGGGGATCTACAGCCAGCGGCTGGGCTTGCCAGTACCGCTGATCAGCGAAACCGCGCAGCTGGCGCTGGAGCGCCACAGCTGGCCGGGCAACACCCGGGAGCTGGAAAACGTCATTCACTTTGCGTTGCTGGTCAGCACGGGCGACGAGATTCTGCCGGAGCACCTGAACCTGCCGCCGCTGTTGTCACCGGTGCAGCAGGTGGAGGCGCAGGTCCAACGTATTGTCCAATCGGGTTCAGCGGCGGAACGTGAAGCGCTGAAGCGGGTACTCACGCAGACCGGACTGCTGTAA
- a CDS encoding AAA family ATPase — translation MLKTLAVANYRSINTLVIALGRLNLITGPNGSGKSNLYRALRLLAETAQGGVVNALAREGGLDSTFWAGPQTLSRRMRNGEVAIEASVSQGPKRLRLGFAGEDFSYAIALGLPKPLPEEVSYFSLDPEIKRECIWAGAVYRPASLLVNRAGPMIKAREGRDWDVLAQHTPAFDSLFDQVGSLRASPEVLLLREQIRGWRFYDHFRSDAEAPARQVQLGTRTPVLHHDGRDLAAALQTIREIGDPQALQQAVSDAFPGARLNIVTLHGGRFAIEFHQEGLLRPLSAAELSDGTLRYLLLIAALLTPRPPTLMVLNEPETSLHPDLLPALARLIIRASQDCQVWVVSHASRLIAALQQDEQCNCIVLEKNFGQTEVVGQGMLDEPAWKWPD, via the coding sequence ATGCTCAAGACCCTGGCGGTCGCCAACTACCGCTCGATCAACACACTGGTGATTGCGCTGGGTCGGCTGAACCTGATCACCGGCCCCAACGGCAGCGGCAAATCCAACCTGTACCGCGCCTTGCGCCTACTGGCCGAGACGGCCCAGGGTGGCGTGGTCAATGCGCTGGCACGGGAAGGCGGGCTGGACTCCACCTTCTGGGCCGGCCCGCAGACCCTGAGTCGACGCATGCGCAATGGCGAAGTCGCCATCGAGGCCAGTGTGAGCCAGGGGCCCAAGCGCCTGCGCCTGGGATTCGCCGGTGAGGATTTCAGCTACGCCATCGCACTGGGTTTGCCGAAGCCATTGCCCGAAGAAGTCTCCTATTTTTCCCTGGATCCGGAAATCAAGCGTGAATGCATCTGGGCGGGCGCGGTGTATCGACCGGCGAGTCTGCTGGTCAATCGCGCCGGGCCGATGATCAAGGCCCGTGAAGGTCGCGACTGGGATGTCCTGGCCCAACACACGCCGGCCTTCGACAGCCTGTTTGACCAGGTCGGCAGCCTGCGCGCTTCACCCGAGGTGTTGCTGCTGCGCGAACAGATTCGCGGCTGGCGCTTTTATGATCATTTTCGCAGCGACGCCGAGGCGCCCGCGCGCCAGGTGCAGTTGGGCACCCGCACGCCGGTGCTGCATCACGATGGCCGTGATCTGGCCGCCGCGCTGCAGACCATCCGCGAAATCGGCGATCCCCAGGCGCTGCAACAGGCTGTCAGCGATGCCTTCCCCGGCGCCCGACTGAACATCGTGACGCTGCATGGCGGGCGCTTTGCCATTGAGTTCCATCAGGAGGGTTTGCTGCGGCCACTGTCGGCTGCCGAACTGTCCGATGGCACCTTGCGCTATCTGCTGCTGATTGCCGCCCTGCTGACCCCGCGCCCGCCGACCCTGATGGTGCTCAACGAGCCGGAAACCAGCCTGCACCCGGACCTGCTGCCCGCGCTGGCCCGCCTGATCATCCGCGCCTCGCAGGATTGCCAGGTGTGGGTGGTGTCCCATGCCAGCCGGCTGATTGCGGCGCTGCAGCAGGATGAGCAATGCAATTGCATCGTGCTGGAAAAGAATTTCGGCCAGACCGAGGTGGTGGGTCAGGGAATGCTGGACGAGCCAGCGTGGAAATGGCCGGATTAA
- a CDS encoding energy transducer TonB — MGNVQTAASAHEVSWRQAPSAELVDLGRPYRTPLGQLRLQQTPKSSLRRREAIALAVLAVLVHGAVIYWVNQQPTPALPIVPPEIPPMTIEFSRPAPPVVEPPPPAPAPPVVEPPPPPPVVDELATKPAPKPKPKPVVKPTPKPAPKAVQQPPAPAQPAAPVAAPAPPAPSAPAPVTPASANAAYLKNPAPEYPSLAQRRGWEGTVLLRVHVLASGKPGEIQIQKSSGRQQLDDAALSAVKRWSFVPAKQGDVAQDGWVSVPIDFKIH; from the coding sequence ATGGGCAACGTCCAGACCGCCGCCAGCGCACATGAGGTGTCGTGGCGCCAGGCACCGAGTGCCGAGCTGGTCGATCTAGGTCGACCGTACCGCACGCCGCTGGGCCAATTGCGCCTGCAGCAGACGCCGAAAAGCAGTCTGCGTCGGCGTGAGGCGATTGCGCTCGCGGTGCTGGCAGTGCTGGTGCATGGCGCGGTGATTTACTGGGTCAATCAACAACCGACCCCGGCGCTGCCGATTGTCCCGCCGGAAATTCCGCCGATGACCATCGAGTTCTCGCGTCCGGCACCGCCGGTGGTCGAGCCGCCGCCACCTGCACCTGCGCCGCCCGTGGTTGAGCCACCGCCACCGCCACCGGTGGTCGATGAACTGGCCACCAAGCCGGCGCCAAAGCCCAAGCCCAAACCGGTGGTGAAACCGACGCCCAAACCTGCGCCCAAGGCGGTTCAACAACCGCCTGCACCCGCGCAACCGGCAGCGCCTGTGGCGGCTCCGGCCCCCCCTGCACCGTCGGCGCCCGCGCCTGTGACGCCGGCCTCGGCCAACGCCGCTTACCTGAAAAATCCGGCGCCGGAATACCCGTCGCTGGCTCAGCGCCGCGGTTGGGAAGGCACGGTGCTGTTAAGGGTGCATGTGTTGGCCAGCGGCAAGCCGGGTGAGATCCAGATTCAGAAAAGCAGTGGCCGCCAGCAACTCGACGACGCGGCTTTAAGCGCGGTGAAGCGCTGGAGTTTCGTCCCGGCCAAACAGGGCGACGTGGCCCAGGACGGCTGGGTCAGCGTGCCCATCGATTTCAAGATTCATTGA
- a CDS encoding efflux RND transporter periplasmic adaptor subunit, translated as MKRLLVMSAGLLLVACSKQEEPPAPIRPVLSVVVEAMGQQDLGRFAGSIQARYESNTGFRVGGRIASRSVDVGSEVSAGTLLATLDPTDQQNQLRAAEGSLAQIQAQLINAQATARRQQELFNKGVGAQAQLDTANTDLKTTQASMDQAKAAVDQARDQLSYTELRADHAAVITAWSAEAGQVVTAGQQVVTLARPDIKEAVIDLPAELAEQLPADVVFEVTAQLDPSIHTTAVVREIEPQAESTTRTRRARLTLAETPPGFRLGTSIRVSLSSSVAPRVELPLTALQDVDGKPRIWVVDPATKTVSPRDITVISRSGGSATLAGGVSQGERVVTAGVHSLKPGQTVKIDEGSPQ; from the coding sequence ATGAAGCGTTTGTTAGTAATGTCGGCGGGCCTGTTACTGGTGGCTTGTTCGAAACAGGAAGAACCGCCGGCACCGATTCGCCCGGTCCTCTCGGTGGTGGTCGAGGCGATGGGGCAGCAGGATCTGGGGCGATTTGCCGGGAGTATCCAGGCGCGTTACGAGAGCAATACCGGGTTTCGCGTGGGCGGACGTATTGCCAGTCGCAGTGTTGACGTCGGCAGCGAGGTCAGCGCTGGTACGTTGCTGGCAACCCTCGATCCGACCGATCAACAGAACCAGTTGCGCGCCGCCGAGGGCAGCCTGGCGCAGATCCAGGCGCAACTGATCAATGCTCAGGCCACGGCTCGGCGACAACAGGAGTTGTTCAATAAAGGCGTCGGTGCCCAGGCGCAACTGGACACGGCCAACACCGACCTGAAAACCACCCAGGCTTCGATGGATCAGGCCAAGGCCGCGGTCGACCAGGCCCGTGATCAATTGTCGTACACCGAGTTGCGTGCCGATCACGCGGCGGTCATCACCGCCTGGAGTGCGGAGGCCGGGCAAGTGGTGACAGCCGGTCAGCAGGTGGTCACCCTGGCGCGTCCGGACATCAAGGAAGCAGTGATCGACTTGCCGGCGGAGCTCGCCGAACAGTTGCCGGCCGATGTGGTGTTTGAGGTGACGGCACAACTGGACCCGAGCATCCATACCACGGCTGTGGTCCGTGAAATCGAACCTCAGGCTGAAAGCACCACCCGCACCCGACGTGCGCGCCTGACCTTGGCCGAGACCCCGCCGGGCTTTCGCCTCGGCACTTCGATCAGGGTCAGTCTCAGCTCGAGCGTCGCGCCGCGAGTCGAACTGCCGTTGACGGCCCTGCAGGACGTGGATGGCAAGCCGCGCATCTGGGTCGTCGACCCTGCGACGAAGACCGTTTCGCCTCGGGACATCACCGTTATCAGCCGCAGCGGCGGCAGCGCGACGCTTGCCGGTGGCGTGAGCCAGGGTGAGCGCGTGGTCACTGCCGGGGTGCACAGCCTGAAACCCGGACAAACAGTCAAAATCGACGAAGGAAGCCCGCAATGA
- a CDS encoding MetQ/NlpA family ABC transporter substrate-binding protein, with product MKKVLLFTALAAALTAGLAQAGEKLVVAATPVPHAEILELIKPTLAKEGVDLEIKVFTDYVQPNVQVDQKRLDANYFQTLPYLKSFNEGKGTNLVTVIGVHVEPFGGYSKKVKSLAELKDGATIAIPNEGSNSGRALILLQKAGLIELKDPKNALATPKDIAKNPHNFKFKELESAMLPRVLDQVDLDMINTNYALEAGLNPAKDALVIEGADSPYVNFLVARPDNKDSVAIQKLAKALTSPEVKEFIAKKYSGAVLPAF from the coding sequence ATGAAAAAGGTTCTGTTGTTTACCGCATTGGCGGCTGCCCTGACGGCTGGTTTGGCCCAGGCCGGAGAGAAACTGGTGGTCGCTGCGACGCCGGTGCCGCATGCCGAGATTCTTGAACTGATCAAGCCGACCCTCGCCAAAGAAGGCGTGGATCTGGAAATCAAAGTCTTCACCGACTACGTGCAACCGAACGTACAGGTCGACCAGAAGCGTCTGGATGCCAACTACTTCCAGACCCTGCCGTACCTGAAAAGCTTCAACGAAGGCAAAGGCACAAACCTGGTGACCGTGATCGGCGTGCACGTCGAACCTTTCGGCGGCTACTCGAAGAAAGTCAAAAGCCTGGCAGAGCTGAAAGACGGCGCCACCATCGCCATCCCCAACGAAGGCAGCAACAGCGGCCGTGCCCTGATCCTGCTGCAGAAAGCCGGCCTGATCGAGCTCAAGGATCCGAAAAACGCCCTGGCCACGCCAAAGGACATTGCCAAGAACCCGCATAACTTCAAGTTCAAGGAACTGGAATCGGCCATGCTCCCGCGTGTGCTGGATCAGGTCGACCTGGACATGATCAACACCAACTACGCGCTGGAAGCCGGTCTGAACCCGGCGAAGGACGCTCTGGTCATCGAAGGCGCGGATTCGCCTTATGTGAACTTCCTGGTGGCTCGTCCAGACAACAAGGACAGCGTCGCCATCCAGAAACTGGCCAAAGCCCTGACCAGCCCTGAGGTGAAGGAATTCATCGCCAAGAAGTACAGCGGCGCGGTATTGCCTGCGTTCTGA
- a CDS encoding alpha/beta hydrolase: MRNESIRYLIVPGWQGSPEDHWQSHWQNSLPNSARVEQADWLTPRREDWVAALAEAIAADSTPVILIAHSLGCITVAHWAATAPLQMLRQVRGALLVAPADVERPACAPALRNFAPIPTQLLPFPSQVVGSDNDAAVSAPRALELARHWGAEAGILAGAGHINVKSGHQRWEQGFAYLYRLQNRMEHHQLRRA; the protein is encoded by the coding sequence ATGCGCAACGAATCCATTCGCTATCTGATTGTGCCGGGCTGGCAGGGATCGCCAGAAGATCATTGGCAGAGCCACTGGCAGAACAGTTTGCCGAATAGCGCACGGGTCGAGCAGGCCGACTGGCTGACGCCGCGCCGTGAAGATTGGGTAGCGGCCCTGGCCGAGGCGATTGCCGCTGACAGCACGCCGGTGATCCTGATCGCCCACAGCCTGGGTTGCATCACGGTGGCGCATTGGGCGGCCACTGCACCGCTGCAGATGCTGCGCCAGGTGCGCGGTGCCTTGTTGGTGGCGCCGGCCGATGTCGAGCGTCCGGCGTGCGCCCCGGCGTTGCGCAACTTCGCGCCGATCCCCACGCAGTTGTTGCCATTCCCGAGTCAGGTGGTGGGCTCCGACAACGATGCTGCCGTCAGCGCCCCGCGTGCGCTGGAACTGGCACGCCACTGGGGCGCCGAGGCCGGCATCCTGGCCGGTGCCGGGCACATCAATGTGAAGTCGGGGCACCAGCGTTGGGAGCAGGGCTTTGCCTACCTGTATCGCCTGCAAAACCGCATGGAACATCACCAGCTGCGACGCGCCTGA
- a CDS encoding efflux RND transporter periplasmic adaptor subunit — protein MTGPAMKFIVYLSLCGLLTACNDKPVVEKERPRVFVQEVKPADFAASVTLTGDIQARVQTDLSFRVAGKIIQRTVDVGDRVTANQVLARLDPKDLQTNVDSAQAQVVAEQARVTQMAAAFVRQEKLLPKGYTSQSEYDSAKAALLSSKSALVAAQAQLANARDQLSYAALVADAPGVITARQAEVGQVVQATVPVFSLARDGERDAVFNVYESLLMEAPSAKDIVVSLLDNPKIQVTGSVREVTPSVSAQTGTVQVKVALKELPAGMRLGSVVSATGNVAAQKVVELPWSSLTKKIHEPAVWLVDDEGKASLHAVQVGRYQTGSVLIRDGLTPGQKVVTAGGQLLHPGVLVEIASPSDKSSESLP, from the coding sequence ATGACTGGTCCCGCAATGAAGTTCATCGTTTACCTGAGTCTCTGTGGGTTGCTGACCGCATGCAACGACAAGCCGGTAGTAGAAAAAGAACGCCCGAGGGTGTTTGTACAAGAGGTCAAACCCGCTGATTTTGCGGCGTCGGTGACGCTGACCGGGGATATTCAGGCGCGGGTGCAGACCGATCTGTCCTTCCGCGTCGCGGGCAAGATCATCCAGCGCACGGTGGATGTCGGCGACCGGGTGACGGCTAATCAGGTCCTGGCCCGCCTTGATCCCAAGGACCTGCAGACCAATGTCGACTCGGCCCAGGCTCAAGTGGTTGCCGAGCAGGCGCGCGTCACACAGATGGCGGCAGCGTTCGTGCGTCAGGAAAAACTCCTGCCCAAGGGCTACACCAGCCAGAGCGAATACGACTCGGCCAAGGCCGCCTTGCTCAGCAGCAAGAGCGCCCTGGTGGCGGCTCAGGCGCAACTGGCCAACGCCCGCGATCAACTGAGTTATGCCGCGCTGGTGGCCGATGCCCCCGGCGTGATCACGGCGCGCCAGGCTGAAGTCGGTCAGGTGGTGCAGGCCACGGTGCCGGTGTTCAGCCTGGCCCGCGATGGCGAACGGGATGCAGTGTTCAACGTTTACGAATCGCTGCTGATGGAGGCGCCCAGCGCCAAGGATATTGTGGTCAGCCTGCTGGACAACCCAAAGATCCAGGTCACCGGCTCGGTGCGTGAAGTGACCCCCTCGGTGTCGGCGCAAACCGGCACGGTGCAGGTCAAGGTGGCGCTCAAGGAGCTGCCCGCAGGCATGCGCCTGGGCTCGGTGGTCAGCGCCACCGGCAATGTCGCGGCGCAGAAGGTCGTCGAGTTGCCATGGTCGTCCCTGACCAAAAAAATCCATGAACCGGCGGTATGGCTGGTGGACGACGAGGGCAAGGCAAGCCTGCATGCGGTTCAGGTTGGACGCTACCAGACTGGCAGCGTGCTGATTCGCGACGGTCTGACGCCGGGGCAGAAGGTGGTCACGGCCGGGGGGCAACTGCTCCATCCGGGGGTTCTGGTGGAGATCGCCTCGCCGTCTGATAAAAGCTCGGAGAGCCTGCCATGA